A window of Desulfurellaceae bacterium genomic DNA:
CGAACCCCTGCTGCACACCATGTACGTGGACAAGACCCTGTCGGGCGTCAAAGCGGTGCAGACTCTGTCGCGCCTCAACCGGGCGCAGCCCAAGAAGCACGATGTCTTTGTGCTGGATTTTCTGAACGATGCCGACACCATCCGGGCTGCCTTTGCCGACTTCTATCGGGCGACGATTCTGGCCGACGAGACCGATCCCAACAAGCTGCACGACTTGTAGGCCGATCTCGACGGCGCCCAGGTCTATTCTTCGGAGCAGATTGACGACTTTGTGTCGTGCTATCTGAGCGGGGCCGAGCGCGACCAACTCGACCCCATTCTCGACGCCTGCGTGGCCACCTACCGGAATGACCTGGACGAAGACGGGCAGGTGAATTTCAAGGGCAAGGCCAAGGGCTTTGTGCGAACCTACGGCTTTCTGTCCGCGGTCCTGCCCTACACCAACGCCGCCTGGGAGAAGCGTTCGATCTTCCTGAATTTCCTGATCTCGAAGCTGCCGTCGCCCCAGGAGGAGGACCTGTCCAAGGGCATCCTCGACGCCATCGACATGGACAGCTACCGGGTCGAGAAACGGGCCATGCAGCAGATCGTGCTGCCCGACGCGGACGCCACGGTCGAGCCGGTGCCGACCACCGGCGGCGGTCACCTGCCCGAGCCCGAGCTGGACCGGCTGTCGAACATCCTGCGGGTCTTCAACGAGCAGTTCGGCGACATTCCGTGGCAAGACGCCGACCGTGTGCGCCAGCTCATCACCCAGACGATCCCCGCTCGCGTGGCCGAGAATACCGCGTTCCAAAACGCCAGGCAGAACTCGGACAAGGAGAATGCCCGCATCGAGCACGACAAGGCGCTGCTGCGGGTGATGACCTCGGTGATGAACGACGACACCAAACTGTTCAAGAAGTTCATGGACGACGCCGACTTCCGGCGCCACCTGACCGATATTGTGTTCGAGCTTGCCTACGAGCAGGCGGGGTGAGGCGGCCCCTACTCGAAGACTCGCTCGCCGGTCGCAAACAGCAGCCACACCAGCAGGCCGAACAGGTAGATGCCGGCCGCAATCGAGAACACCAGACCCCACGAGCCGGTGACATCAAGGATATAGCCGGTCAGGGTCACGCCCACGATGCCCGGTATGGTGCCCGCAGTGTTAGACAGGCCGAGCAGAATGCCGGCATAGCGTGGGCCGATATCCAGGTGGTTGACGCCAAAGCCGGATAGGGCAAAGGCGTTCAGCCCCAGGGCGCAACACATGTAGGTAATCGCCTGCGGGGCCGAGCTGACACTGCCGATCAGGCTCAGAAAGATGGTCGGCCCCAGAAAACCGATGGTCTGCATCAGTTTGCGCACGAACGTCACCGACAGGCCGGCTTCGATCAGCTTGTCGGCCACCCAGCCGGCGACATTGGCCATCAGAAACATGGCCAGCCAGGGCAGAATGGTGTACACGCCGACCTGAGACAGATCGACGCCCAGGGCCTGGGTGAAATACGTCGGCAGCCAGGTCAAGAGCACATAGAAGCCCCAGTTTGAACAAAAATGATTGATGATGATGGCCCAGACCGGCACCTTGGATAACAGCTGAGCCCACGGAATCGTCTCGTTTTTGGGCACCGGCGGGACGTTGTGGCGAATGAACTCCAGCTCCGAGGGATGGACGCCGGGATGGCTGTCGGGGGTGTCGGTGGCAGGAAGTGCCACAGGCCGTACCACACAAAGCCCAGGATACCGAACAGGTAGAACACCCACGGCCAACCCAAAGCGACCACAATCGTCGGCGTCAACAGCAAGGCGCCGACCGTCCCCAGGGAAATGCCGCTGCTGGTGAGGGCGATGGAGCGGGCGCGTTCCTGCCTGGGTATCCAGCGCGCGTACAGGTTGTAGACGGCCGGAAAGGCCACGCCCTCGCCCAGCCCCATGCCGACCCGGGCCAGGAACAGGACGGTGAAAGACAGGGCTGCGGCCGGCGGCGTGATCAGGGTGAACAGCGACCACCACACCACGCCCAGACCCAGCACGATCTTGCCGCCAAACCGGTCGGCCAGCCAGCCGCCAAACACCTGGGTGGACAGATAGCCGTAGAAAAAGGACGACAGCACAATGCCGCGCGTGGTCTGGTCCCAGCCAAACTCTTCGGCCATGGGGATGATGGCTACCGAGATATTGACCCGGTCGATATAGCAGATGAAGGTGCTCAGAAAGCACAGCCCGACCAGGTTGTAGCGGCGTGGCCAGGAGCGGCCGGGCGGGACGGCGGTCGGGATGGTATGGGACGGTTCCGGGCGTGACTCCATGGCCCCCCTCCTGGGTGTCAGGTCCTAGGCATCAGCTTCTGGGCGCCCAGTCTATGCAGGTCGGGGTCGCCAGCGTCAAGCCGGGCGCGGTGTTGACAGCCGACGGGCGGACGGGGCAGAAGGGGGGCGTGCTCACCATCCGTCACCGCCGCGTCAAATCGGCCCTGACCAAAACCGGCGGCTTCTTGTCCGGCTTCAGCCACAGCCTGACCCCCTACTGGGGCTGCTCGTACGGCAGCTCGTGTTTCTACTGCTACGTTGCCGAAAGCCAGGTCCAGCGCTTTCATGCCGACGGCCAAGCCTGGGGCGAGTGGGTCACGGCCAAGATCAATATCGGCCAAGTCCTGGAGCAGGAGCTGGACAGACTGGCCCGACGGGGCAGCCGGCCGCGTATCTACTGCTCCGGTTCAACCGACCCCTTCCAGCCCAGGCTCGAACCCCGGTACGGGCTGTCCGGCCAGTGTCTCGAGGTCTTGGGCCGCTTTCCGCCCGCCCTGCTGGTGCTGCAAACGCGCTCGCCCCTGGTTGAGCGCTACTTCGAGCTGATTGCGGCTATTCCAACTGCGGTGCTGAACCTGACCATCGAGACCGACGATGATAGTGTGCGACGCAAACTGACCCCGAGCTGTGCCACGGTTGAACGCCGTCTGGCCGTTGCCCGGGCTGCGACGGCGCGGGGGATTTTTACCCAGATCAGCGTCTCTCCGGCCCTGCCCCACAACCCCGAGCGGTTTGCCGGGCTGATCGCCGGCGCGTGCCGGCGGGTCATTGTGGACGATTTTTTCCACGGTGACGGGGCCAGGGGCGCCCGCTCGCGCCGTCGCGGTGTACCCGAGCGGCTGTCCCGATACGGCTATCCGGGCTGGTTCGGGCCGGACACCACCCGACGCCTGATGGCCGCCCTGATCGAGCGCATGGGGGAGGAACGGGTGGGCTATTCGCGGGCGGGTTTCAATCGAGGCGTGACGGACACGGCCTAGGCGATGCCGCTGACCTTATGCACGGAGCCGTCGGCCAGGGTGAAGTATACGGCCACGGTTTCGTTCTCGCCCAGCAGCGGCAGGCTCAACTCATCGGGCCTGGCCTCGTCGTACAGGCGCTCGGCTTCCTGGCACAGGGCGATAAAGTTCTCAAGAGTGGCCGTATACTCGCGCTCGCCCGCGGCCAGGCTGCGGAGGCGAAACAGTTCGTCGTCCTGGCGGTGAAGCTGTTGCCACAGCTCCGGCCGGTGATCCATCAGCCAGCCGTCGATGACATCGAAGTCCGGGCCGAGGCGGCGGGTGTGCTCAACATACGCCCGCTTCAGCGCCTGGGGGTCGGACAGGACCGGCCGGGGCTGGATTGCCGCCGCGCGCCGCCTGGGCTTGGACTGTGTCTTCATACTGCATATTCTATAAGCGAAAAAAAAGCGAAAGCAAGAGGAGGGATAGAAAAATCAAACGGCGGCTTGCATTGTGCCGGCGGCAGCGCGTATGGTCGGAACAGCCTAAGGATCGAAGGGGGTTTTGTATGACACACTATGTCTATTCTGGAGCTGCCCAGTGGTCAGGGGCTGGAGAGGACGGGGCGGTCGGCGGCCTGTTCCGTCAGGTGGTGGGCGAGGGCGACTGGCAGTCGCTCAGCAACGGCTTGCCCGACAAAGTCGAGGTTCGGGCGATTGCGATTCATCCCCACGACCCGCAGGTCATCTATCTCGGCACCCAGGACGGTCCGTATCGGACGACCGACAGCGGCGAGCACTGGCAGCGGCTCGATTTCCCGGAGCGCGGGGCGGTGGTGTGGACGATTATTTTTCATCCCCAGAACCCGGACATCATGTATCTGGGTACGGCCCCGGCCGTGGTGTATCGCAGCGATAATGGCGGCGAGAGTTGGCGCCGGCTGGCGGTACTTGAGCCACAGGGTGGGGTGCACATGGGCTTTCCCATGCGGGTGATTCGGATGACGACCGATCCCAGCAACCCGGATGAGGTGTATGCCGGGCTGGAAGTCGGCGGGGTGATGCGCAGCTCCGACGCCGGGGAGACCTGGCACGACTGTACGCCGGCACTGCTCGACCTGGTCGAACGCGACCACCTCAAGAGTCAGATCGGCAGCAAAACCAACACCGAGGGTATGATGGATACCCACGCCCTGGAGGTCAGCCCGGCGCGGCCCGGCACGGTTTTCCTGGCCACCCGGATGGGCATGTTTTGCAGCCCCGACCGGGGTGACAGCTGGCAGGAGATGGAAATCTGGCGCGCCTCACCCTTCTCCTACGCCCGCGATATTCAGGTCGCCCCGCACGACCCCACCACGCTGTACGCCGCGCTCAGCCCGGCCGCGCTGAGCAAATCCGGCGCCATCTATCGCAGTCAGGATCTGGGCCAGACCTGGCAGCGCTTTGACCACGATGTGACTCCAAGGCGGACGATGATGGCGATCGCGCCGAGTCGTCGAGACGCCGGCTGCGTGTACGGGGTGAACAGCACCGGTCAGGTCTTCGGCACCCAGGACGACGGGGCGACCTGGGCCGAGTATCCGCTGCCGGCCGGGGTCAAGAACGTGTACGCCCTGGCGTGCGGCTGAGGACTGGGCAGCCCGGCAGGTCGGATGAGCGAAGCGTAAGCCGACACTCCGCCCCGACCTGTCGGCTTACGCGCTTTGCGCTAAGCCGACCTACAAAACTCAGGAGCTGTCTTGATCCAGGAGGACAGCCAGCTTCGCCAGGACTTCGCCCAGCACCCG
This region includes:
- a CDS encoding MFS transporter; the protein is MPKNETIPWAQLLSKVPVWAIIINHFCSNWGFYVLLTWLPTYFTQALGVDLSQVGVYTILPWLAMFLMANVAGWVADKLIEAGLSVTFVRKLMQTIGFLGPTIFLSLIGSVSSAPQAITYMCCALGLNAFALSGFGVNHLDIGPRYAGILLGLSNTAGTIPGIVGVTLTGYILDVTGSWGLVFSIAAGIYLFGLLVWLLFATGERVFE
- a CDS encoding MFS transporter, with product MESRPEPSHTIPTAVPPGRSWPRRYNLVGLCFLSTFICYIDRVNISVAIIPMAEEFGWDQTTRGIVLSSFFYGYLSTQVFGGWLADRFGGKIVLGLGVVWWSLFTLITPPAAALSFTVLFLARVGMGLGEGVAFPAVYNLYARWIPRQERARSIALTSSGISLGTVGALLLTPTIVVALGWPWVFYLFGILGFVWYGLWHFLPPTPPTAIPASIPRSWSSFATTSRRCPKTRRFRGLSCYPRCRSGPSSSIIFVQTGASMCS